The nucleotide window TTgttttgatggaaaacagacacaATCTCAATAGGCCAGTTCCCAAGGGCCATTCATTCCTTGGACAAAATAAAAGATGATTCAAACACCATGTGAAAGCCACAATGAACCTGCTCAAACCTGATCTACAGCACAGTCCTTCCTCTGCCCACTATGAAGACCACCTTCAAGCCCAGGATAGGATACAAGGAATAATATATGCACTTCATATAGCAGcaatatatttgcatattatccCTGGCTGGTTGGAGCAGCTGGTTGCATGCTATTGAGGTACAGAAATACTGAGTTACTGACAAAGTAAAATGGGTTGAGGTGGCAATCATATATTGTTAGTGCCTACCCTATTGTTAGGTGCCTACTCTGAAGAACAGCATGAAAGGTTTTGATGCTCTCTGCTTCCCCAAGGACAATGAAAACATTGATGGGCAGAAGAAAGACCACATTCTACTGGCAGACCAATGGATAATTTCTGAGGGGTGATCTAACAATGCCTGCTGGATGCTgggatttttgcaaacaattctgAACTTGGTGGAGCTACAGCTAATCCAGCATAAAGCTTGCTATTTCTTCAGCAGGAGCTCATAGTCTGGAACATTTGGTGTAGGTTATTGGTTCCAGAAGCCTTAAGAGATATTGAGCACGCATTATTTGCTGTgcaaatttaaagcacaatcTGTGGACTTAGTCAAAACAAGTAGGTCATTATATATCAGTTAAGTCAGATAACCTTTGGTCTGAGCTACCTTGTTTATTGATAAAGATATTCAGGGTGGGAGAAAGAGACAGAcggagacaaagagagagagctGTTCAAATGCAGTACTGTGTTTGGTTTTTTGCAGATCACAGCACCTACCAAGCAAAGGCTACTTTTGCAAACAGAAGTCCTGAGTAGTGGCAAGAACTGTGTGGAGATTAACTCATAACATGCCAACAAGCACGTCACCCAGTCCAAGCGTCGGAGTATCATAGATTACCACTGAAGAACAAAAGGCTAGCCTTCTccttgcagattgattctgtgtGCTCCAGATGGAGCTGGTCAATGGAACTACTGTGCAGGAATTCATTCTGCTGGGCTTCAGAGTTGAACAACAGGGGCGCCTGCTCCTTCTTATCTTCTTCACAGCTGTCTACACCTTCACTTTGGCTGAGAACTTCATCATTGTCATGATAGTAGTTCAAGATGCTTGTTTGGCTCACCTACCCATGTACATCCTGCTGAGCAACTTCTCCTGGCTGGAGATGTGTTATGTGAGTTCCACAGTGCCATGGATGCTCTTTGACCTGTCCTTCCCAGGAGGGGGCATTTCCTTCCATTCCTGCTTCCTCCAGTTTTACATCTTCTTCTCCCTTGGCAATACTGAATGCTTCTTTCTCGCTGCCATGGCCTTGGATCGGTACCTAGCCATCTGCTACCCGCTGCACTACCCACAAATCATGTGCCAAGATTCTTGCTATGTCCTTGTGGCCACTTGTTGGGTTCTTGGTTTCCTGTGGTACATCGCACCAGTGTTTTTGATTTCCAGGTTGTCCTTCTGTAGTTCCAACACCATTGATCACTTTGTATGCGACCCTGGTCCAATTTTAGCCCTGGCTTGCCCCCCACTGGGCTATATCCCTCTCCTCTGCTACATCTTTGTATCCTCTGTCGTTCTGGCCACTTTCCTCTTCATTGTGATCTCCTATGCATGTGTGGGTGTTACTCTTGTGAAGACCTCCAGCCAAACCAGACGTATCAAGGGCTTCACCACTGTGTCTTCTCATCTAGCAGTGGTGACGCTCTTCTACGGCTCCGTAGTGGCTATGTACGTAGGACCCAATGGAAAAAACCAGGCTCAGATCACCAAGGTAGTGACTCTATTTTACTCTGCCATCACCCCTGTGCTTAACCCACTGATCTACTGTCTCAGGAATGATCAGATGAAGGAAGCATTGGCAAGGTTCTTGAGAAAGAAGCGGGTGATATAGGAAAATGGACACAGTCAATTTGAGGGAGGGAATcgttcttatttatttgtttgtttgtttattagaagcCTTTAAAAATTCTGTAAGTATTCATACAAtgaatttaaaaatacaacagcAGAATAGCAGCAGCACCAGTAGCAACAACTCAAGGTGTtacttttgacctataaagtacTAGTTGGCTCAAGATCTTTTCCTAATGGAAAACATACCCCCTTATGTACCTACCCATACTCTAAGGCAGGTGTGTGCAGAAGGTAGGTTAGGATCTCTTagcagatctctgggtgatttgcagtaaaaTTTGCAGAAATCTTCATGGCAACGAGACAGAGCGGGAAGGCAGATTGCTCAGTAAAGTCTGGACTGATGGAACAGAGTCTGGCTGGTCATTCCTTTGTCAACTAGATTGCTCATCAGCTTGCCAAGGAGGGTTGGAGAGCTCTCTAATGAGGGTTTGAGGAAGGAGACACAGAACCCCCTCCCAGCTTAGGGGAGGTGTGCatgtgcaggggtgtgtgtgtgtgtgcatgtgtgtccatgcacatctgtgtgtgtgagacaaaGCAATGTTTTGCCATTTGAGAAAAAGGCTACTTCCAGACAATTGCTAATTTGGGGGTACAATTCAACCCTAatttaggttgcacaattaaagtcaTTTTGATGATCTTGTACAACAAACTCGGCCCAACCCTCCAAAATGGATTTTTATGTAATAagaaaaatgatggggaaatgcattggaaagtgtgggctAATAGCAACATAGGATGATACAATATAACCTACATGCATACAAATCAGAATCAATGCTTAACAAACAGTGAGGTTCTGTAACTTCTGCATGCATTTTGTGcaacagatcaggatgaatgctccataAGCAGGTCATGGGAAAACAGAGAGAGGGGGGACACTGAAGGAGCTAGAGGCTGAGAGCACCTTGGGGTTCAGAGTGCCTCTATCTGAGGCTCTGTTGCCACAATTCCAGTCTTGTCACCCCACCCAATGAACATTCACAGGGTATGTGGTGTATATACTGTATGGAATCCGGAGCTATGGTGCTTTCTCTCCTTTCGTGTTAGGTGGGCCAGGAGGAGGAATCTTTTTCACCCAAAAgctgcattccctcctgggcaaccttccgggggccacatatCAGTGGTGACTGGGGTCACAGGCAAAATTGGGTGGAGAAATCAATGTAAATCCTACCTGTTTACGGTAGGCTAGTTATTGACAGAgtccttctctatcctccatccaggcaagcaagaggtattatgaAAATCCAAGGACGAATTGCAGCCAGGTGGGGAAGTAGGgatggtgaagggtgtggcctggagagaggcctgagggccagacagagaggcctggagggccatatttgaccCCCCTGACTGAGGTTCCCCTTTCTTCTTCTATGTTTGTGAACATCTGCAATTTTACCACTGCAATCTGGTGCACTatcatacaaaaagaaaaaagaacaagatGAACACCTGCATTCTAAGGGGAAACAAAAAAGAATGAATACGAAAGTCAAAACTTACTCTCATCTCATTCTTTCAGTTATCAGTTGTTCTTACATCTTAATGACGCTCCAAAGCACCTCTCTCTAACCTCTCAATAGGCTGCAAAAAAACCTGAcatgaaattatacagccatgggagtgactatatactatagccagcatggatttttcacaagcCACCATATTAAAccgaaaataccccatgccattccgcTGCTTCccaaagctcatttcaaaacaagatcTTACACagcatatagtcctgaactcagaaacacttggttAACAGCCCTCTACGTtttaatggtgatacacaaaacactcagagagaacgcAGACTTCAAAGtctaaagtctaaaacaagagtaaaataatccagacccatgttggactttttctgtcataatttgtcagtggtcttataatttcctgcattgagcatgggttGGACTCAGTAGCCTTAtcgaccccttccaactctatgattctataaaattAATTACAGAGTGCACATagtcctattactggccttgcccaaTGCTCtggccttcaccttctgcagtttaaaagttaaaagatacatggctgagttttaactaatttaagaaaattaacattggagtctagaATAGCACAGGCAGCCTTAGTAAGAACCAGCtgacaatgtttttaaagctagactaacagctgtttggcttcactaatcagggggccacactcatgccagacatttattctacttcaaatagtcatggcttcccctaaggaatcctgggaagtgtagtttttgaagggtgcttagagttgttaggagactcctattcccgtcaccatatgttcagaggcaaattcttccaagctacacagaaagtccccctctaggatgcacaccttaacatggtgagggggtttgagagtgttaaagaagctgagagcaatgccgtcaggagtctagaccaagagctagactcctagcaggggcaaccaaggcggaatgatcaaagctgagacaccagacaaaaatgcatccaaactcagaggaaaacaatggtgaaccacctctgaatatctcttatcatgaaaaccctatgaagagagtatccaaaatgcaacactcagtgagctactgggaaagaacaaaggacaagtaagagtagcgctgtgaccaatgacgcagctgggccaaagccaaaaggaagcccagaggctgatgtgcacaggacacaaaggagagtctggagttgtacgacacacacaataggaacatggaatgggagaagcatgaaccagggaaagtaagAAATTGTCAAGTAAGAAATGGATCGTAtctacattacaatacttggtgtgagtgaattaaaatggacaggaatgggacattttcaatcaggcaactacaaaatattttatgcaggaaatgagaaattaagaagaaatggggttgcttaaatagtgagaagtgatgtaacaaaagcaattaggaactacaatgcaaggtctgagcgggtgatattatacagtcacgagagtggctgtatactatagccagcctgggtttttcacattccaaaatgttaaattgaaaatacccccatgccattctgatgcttcccataagctcatttcaaaacaaaatcttacaaaacttatagtcctgaacttggaaacgcttgcttaacaaccctctcaattttcatggtgatcgcttttggacttttttctctgagagttctcataatctgttgaaattcattaaaaatcagccatgttcacagagtacctgtaatcataatactgaccttgccccatactctgaccttcatcttctgcagtttaaaagttaaaaaaatgcctggctgatgcctggccaatgataagggcgggcatgctcaataagaaccaactgtcagtgttctaaaagcctcacagctactgggcttggctaatcagggggccacacccacaccagacttgatttcacttgagacagtcaaggcttccctcagagaatcctgggaagtgtagtttgtgaagggtgctgagtgaaGACTCCTATTgcactgacagagttccagtggctagagtggtttaacagtcagccactctgattgaaggtctgtgagcggtacagggcgtctcctagcaactctcagcacctttcactaactacacttaagaacataagaacataagaagagcctgctggatcaggccagtggcccatctagtccagcatcctgttctcacagtggccaaccaggtgcctgggggaagcccaggattctttgagaaaagccatgactgtccaaagtgaaataaaggcctggtgtggatgtggcctgggacagctttggtttaaatttgggtggggggctacatgtgcctgctgtagaataagaaggTGGGGGATACACTGAAaagcaacgatactgttcacaatgttttccttttggaaagaaaagggacttcccctctgcctagtgcccacccacccaatctcctctcctccccctcccgtcCCCTCCCCCGGctcagtgctggactaggacctgggagaccaggattcgaatccccacacagacatgaagctgactgggtggccttgggccagtcactgcctctcagcctcagaggaaggcaatggtaaaaccacctctgaataccatttaccatgaaaaccctattcaaagggtcgccataagtcctgtcgacttgaaggcaatccatttccattttcaaacatgattgaacagaaataaatcccattgaactcaaaaagtacgcaaatgatcaaactagggttgccaggcccagcctccaagaggtcttctatatctttaaaagttgtgcagggagaagggagaatatcACCTtggggtttttcccattacagtgttgcaataaagcctgcccttggctgaattttctcttctcttaaagatacagaatcattctcaggccctgagcctggcaaccctagatcaaacccaccctcctttctccctcctatcccctccctctttcccctcctttgcccctccctccccatccccttccaatcccctccctccccttccttctcctccccctccccttccccctccccatggtcagttttacctaacttaagcatgattgcacgcaagtaaatactgttatgagcatgagggttgggatggatgattcctgtggtccccttccaacctctgatttggaatcctatgccttggggacagaaactcactctgctggtcagatgagtctctccttggTTAAcgaaatagattggccaggtaagataatgggcctatcagttgcccagcaatggtgaatgggccagcaagtcacttttgtcattgaaactcttcaggagagcacacaccccttcctggagcccagcagaggcttgtagttttgagttgtgtctagagaattgctgggaactggaaggcaggcagagagactggctctctgcaccacggCCTTTGgtgtgcctcctgcaacccagatggaaaagctggatattggactgctgatgccttgaacccctccattctgaagctcaggttggaatgtgtgtaaataaataaaccatatttcataaatacACCGCAGTGTCCGCTGACTttctttcccaaaggaaaccaaaccctggaggagcgcagggaccccagaaatctcaccgctcggagattgggggaggcgcgcaacaataccattgaactctataagcatgcaaatgatcaaacctgccctcccctcccccttcctttgcccccctccaatctgcaccttcccctcccccccttccccatggtcagtttttcctgttctaaccatgattgcataggagtaaatcccaataagcatgcaaatgatcagacctgctttccccctccttcccctttgctCTCCCTgcatcctcccccctcttccttcttcctcctcccctgcccactccagccctccctccctccccctggtcagttttacctatcctaagcatgattgcatgggagtaaatcgcactgaattcaataaacatgcaaatgatcaaacctgtccttctcctcccctcccctcctgcctgctcccaccccagtcctcccctctgcctttcctcccctccctcctcctcttcctcctcctgccctccccatcccctgtagtcagtttcacctatcctaagcatgattgcaggggagtaaatcccactgaacccaataagcatgcaaatgatcaatccattctcagcaagcttgcacaggatcccatttcttacctcccagattaaaaagcagggaaattcagtaataggcaaaaaatcttgcgatttaagaatgtacctatagttcacagatatttctatcaaacttcaaaaagcagggaaattgggcagctatagtgaatgcaccaggggagcaggacacctgacctcctctctgagatattgtactgccctacaaatgtgtaaaaatgcaaacacaatttgggttggtctttcacagtctaatccacttgctgtgtagcttggaagaatttggtaacgtgcctctgagcatatggtgagtggtggcaacacctgcactcagcccaaataatagaaagaaggcatgtgctgtgctgataattggtagcagaagatggagaagttccatattttctgtgaaAAAAAGTCCAGGAACAGactacggtacagatcatgaactggtcgtattgaaaatcagagtacagctaaagaagaacaacaaagcaatcataatgccaaaatacaatttaagtaacatcccagaagaatataaacatcaaataaggaaaaggtttgaggctttaaacgtagttgacagagaactagaagaactatggagtgaagtcagagacattatcagggaagaatgcagaaagacaataACTTGTCaaaaagaaagacttcaatggatgactgaagaaactcttcaaatggttaaacagagaaggaaagcaaaagcaaaaggagatagaaacacagttagaaccccaaatgcaataatacagcgactagtacgtagggacaaagagaaccactacaataactattgtatagaaatagaagaggataatagaaaaggtagaacaagagccctattccaaaagattagagaaatgaaagggaaattcaaaccaaaagtagggatgttgaataatcaacagggaaacacactgactgactgagatgaattaaaaggaagatggaaacaatacaccaaagaactatataaaagagatgcaaggatgacagattcattcatggaggaaatgtatgatgaagaaccagaaattttagaatgtgaggtgaaagctgctcttaaaatacttggaagaaacaaatcaccaggaacagatggcataccaatggagttgctataagctactgagactgaatctgaccaaagtttgacaaaaaattgtcaagaaatatggaaaactaaacaatggcccacagactggaagtgttcaatacatatcccaattccaaagaaaggggatcccagggaatgcagcaattatcaaactgttgccttaatatcccatgcaagtaaagtaatgctcaagattctacaacaaaggctcttaccatatatggaatgagaaatgccagatgtccaagctgtatttagaaaagggaagaagcaccagagatcatattgcaaacatatgttggataatggaacggaccaaggaatttcagaagaaaatcactctgtgctatacagattacagcaaagcttttgactgtgtagatcatgaaaaactatggaattctgtaaaagaaatgggggtaccacagcatctgattgtcctgatgtgcaacctatactctgcacaagaggctactgtaaggacacaatatggaaaaaccaattggttccccatcggaaagggtgtgagacagggatgtattttatcaccctatttaatctatatcatatggaaagcatgactggaccaagatgaaggaggtgtgaaaattggagggagaaatatccctttctttggaattgggatatgtattgaacacttccagtctgtgggccattgtttagttttccatatttcttgacaattttttgtcaaactttggtcagattcagtctcagtagcttatagcaactccattggtatgccatctgttcctggtgatttgtttcttccaaatgcagacgataccatactactagcagaaaccagtaatgatctgaaacgaatgctgaggaaagttaaagaggaaagcacaaaagcaggactacagctgaacatcaaaaagactgaagtaatgacaacagaagatttatgtaactttaaagttgacaatgaggacattgaacttgtcaaggattatcaatagcttggcacagtcattaaccaaaatggagacaatagtcaagaaatcagaagaaggctagaactggagagggcagctatgagggaactaaaaaaggtcctcaaatgcatagatgtatccctgaacactaaagtcaggattatgcagaccacggtattcccgatctctatgtatggatgtgaaatttggacagtgaaaaagataagaaaaaaataaactcatttgaaatgtggtgttggaggacagtttTGCAGATAGcatggactgcagaaaagacaaataattgggtcatagaataaattaaagcagaactatcactagaagctaaaatgatgaaactaattttatcatactttggaaacataatgagaagacatcattccctagaaaagacaataatgctggggaaaacagaagggagtagaaaaggaggaggaccaaagaagagatggtttgattccataaaggaagccacagacctgaactttcaagatctgaacagggtggttcatgacagatgctcttagaggtcactgattcgtagggtcgccatatatcgtaactgacttgaaggcacattggattggattggactgtgaaacaccaacccaaattgtgtttgcatttttacacatttgtagggcagtacaatatctcagagaggaggtcaggtctcctgctcccctagtgcattcactgtagctgcccaatttccctgctttttatagtttgatagaaatatctgtgggctataggtacattcttaaactgtaagtgttttttgcttattagtgaatatgtgcttcatttttttgtTACGGAGGGAAAGATCTTTCAATGTCTGTAGTCGCAGAggctcatttttccagttctctACATCTCTGCAGCTATTATTATATAATAGAATTATATCAAATTAGAATTATATCAAAGATTAAGGGTTTTCTGAGGGGGTGGGAATGGCTGCGGCCAGCCAACTAGGCAGCTCTCTCTAAGAGGAACTCCCCTGCCACAGGTATATAGGATCAGCAGAGGAAAATATCACATCATGTGTGGGGCAGGTATGTGTTGTTGGGGCAAAATGGTCTCCTGGGCTGATGGGATGGAGTTTCTGCATCCCTGTTCTAACACTCTTAAACTGATCTGTCTCTCCTACTTTTAGATGGCAAGcaggcatttatatcccattggGACAAGTCTGATGGGCAAtggtttgggatgatgggagttgtccttaaacaacatctggagagcaccttgATGGCTATACCTATGCATTACATGATGCTCTTTTCCTCTCATGTGGTCTGGGGGTGCACTTCCTGCTCTGCAAGATGTGCAATATATGGAAAAGGCAGCATGCACCATAATGAAGGGATGGTACAATACTGTTTCCCAAGGTACGTTATTTCAATGGTAACattgtgttgttgttgagagACATATTCCCAAGATTCATTCCGGCTAATCAtaaaaattgatttaaaaaatgcagctCAAACTTATGAATGGCATTAAAGCTCTGGGCTGCACAGACACACACCTGCAGAATTTCTTTATGGTCCTTTCTGTTCTTCCCTCTATCAGAATCCTGCGATGAACACCAATATAAGGTCCAGACAGCAATGTTCTTTACCCACATTTCTGACACCTCACTTGTGGCAAGGTTTCTGCTGGATCAATTGAAGCTTTGACTCCCGCTAAGGTACAGAAATGGGAATGGTTAGCAGGGCAAAAGAAGACTTTGGTGGGGATGTAAAGAGATGGATTTGAATGGGTGtcatccggggggggggagagactgggCTTCTTCAAGGAAAAGTTGCTAGATAATTATAAAATTATTGttatgtgtgtatgtgagtgtgtgcgtgTTCAGAAACAAAGAAACTGCCGTTTTGGAGATAGAGGCAGACAAAGAGCAACTCTGAGCTCTGGAAAGAAGCTTCTATGGGGCTACCTATTTGGGGGATCTGATGTAGGACAGCACATCTGTTGTTCCTGTGTTTCAGTTGCCTGCCTCTACCTATGCTCAATACATTCAAATATCGTAGAAATACTTAAAGTCTCCAGTCATTTCTTCCTCTGTGGGAAATCCGGGCAAGACTTGCCCACGGAACATGTCACCACTCAGGAGATTGGACAATGTATAAAATAATACATACCCATCAATATTCTATTGGGGGGGAAAAACAACCCAAACCCTCCAATCATCACCAAAGCATATTTTGAAAATGCACAGAGCAGACCTGTGATAGGTCCAGAGATTAGTCTGGGATGGACATTGTCCTGCTATATGATTTTAGCTAAGCAGATCTCAGCTATGAATCGGAGACTGTCTTGGGATGCAGTCATAAGCGTAGGAAGTATATGTGGGTTCCATAAACAGGGCACAATGTGAAATAGCCATAATGCCATTTGCTCTGGGGGCAGGCAGGAAAGAAATAAGATTGTTGTGTGCGGTTTAAGAGATTGCAGACACCTCTATCATGACTCAACTTAAGGCAGAAAATATCTAGCTAGAGTAGGGATGCTAAGGGAGGCTCTTTcatcataggaacagaggaagttgcTTTACACAGAAGTCCATCTGCATCGGTCCATCTACCATCTGCCCTGACTGGCAATGGGTCTCCACTGTTGAAGACAGGGATAGCttctagccctatctggagatgctgaggactgaaccttaGACCTTTTGCACATAAAACATGTGTTCTACTactatgtttctgaaaaccagttgccagaagcatcaggaggggagagtgttcttgcactcaggccctgcttgcaggcttcccctaggcacctggttggccactgtgagaacaggatgctggactagatgggccactggcctgatccagcaggctcttcttatgttcttatgtactgagTCAGGGCCCTTCCTCTATCATGTCTTCCCATCTAACAATGCTGAAAGGAATTGCAAAGAGAGCATCTTTTGGTGTGCTGATAGCTTGCGAGTGGTCCAGGATATTTGTCTGGTGTTTCGTCAGTGACATGAGATGTTGTCTTGATGGCTGAAGAATCTGTCTGCTTGCGTTTGGAAGATGATGCCCCTGAGATCTAGAATGAGGTCAGCAGAAATGGTCTGTTGTTGGATTTTACAGATTGGATTTTGGAAGCAGAAAGACCTGTCAGTTGACTCATTTGGGGGGACTTGATGCATGACTAGGGGTTCTGCTGTGTTATGCAAATTAGGTGTTATGTGGACACTAC belongs to Rhineura floridana isolate rRhiFlo1 chromosome 11, rRhiFlo1.hap2, whole genome shotgun sequence and includes:
- the LOC133366524 gene encoding olfactory receptor 11G2-like translates to MELVNGTTVQEFILLGFRVEQQGRLLLLIFFTAVYTFTLAENFIIVMIVVQDACLAHLPMYILLSNFSWLEMCYVSSTVPWMLFDLSFPGGGISFHSCFLQFYIFFSLGNTECFFLAAMALDRYLAICYPLHYPQIMCQDSCYVLVATCWVLGFLWYIAPVFLISRLSFCSSNTIDHFVCDPGPILALACPPLGYIPLLCYIFVSSVVLATFLFIVISYACVGVTLVKTSSQTRRIKGFTTVSSHLAVVTLFYGSVVAMYVGPNGKNQAQITKVVTLFYSAITPVLNPLIYCLRNDQMKEALARFLRKKRVI